Part of the Syntrophorhabdaceae bacterium genome is shown below.
TATCGAAACCAAAGGTGATCACTGTCCCTCCGAGGTCATTATCGATGGTCTTCGGGACGCCTACCACCGGGATGCCCTTTTTGTAGAAGTCATGGGCTATTTTAAGGCTCCCGTCCCCACCCACGGCAACAAGGCAGTCGAAACCAAGCCGCTGGAAATTTTCTACGACCTTGTCCGAGACGTCGCGGATCTCTACCTCGCCTGCTGCATCGGGGACAGGCATTTCAAAGGGGTTGCCCTTGTTGGTCGTCCCGATGATCGTACCTCCCGTGCTTGAGATACCACGGACCATTTCCGGGGTCAGCCGCACTATCTCGTTGATATTCAGAAGTCCCGCATAACCGTTCTTGATGCCGTAGACCTCCCAGTTCCGCTTCGAAGCAGACATAACGACGGCCTCGATTACAGCATTCAGGCCGGGTGCGTCACCTCCGCCTGTATTTATGGCAATCTTTTTTCCAAACGTCATAACCCCCTCCACGGCAAAAGATTGGAAACCTTATACATTTAGTATTTACGAATACACCGCAAAGTCAAGCGGTTTTTAAGCGCCTCCTTTACTTTGACAGATACCTTTGTTAGAATAACCACGTCAATGCTATCCAGACAAAGTCTTATCTTTATATTGCTGGCCTTTCTGTTCTTCGGCTGTTCACAGCAGAAAGGGACAACGTCATACGATGACCCGGGGAAGCCTGCCTACGGGGATATGATCGTTATGGCATCGATCGGAGAGGCGTCGAACCTTATCCCGCTTCTTTCCACAGATTCGGCATCCCATGAGATATCGGGCCTCGTTTATAATGGCCTTGTCAAGTATGACAAAGACCTCAACATCGTCGGCGACCTTGCCAAATCCTGGGAGATCTCAAAGGACGGCCTTTCCATAACGTTCCGTTTGAAGAAGGACGTGAGGTGGCATGACGGAAAACCCTTTACGGCGCACGACGTCCTGTATACCTATAAGGTTACCGTTGACCCCAGGACGCCAACGGCATATGCAGCCGATTTCCAACTCGTGAAAAAGGCCGAAGTACTTGATGACTATACCTTCAGGGTGACCTACAATAAACCGTTCGCGCCGGCACTGATAAGCTGGGCAACGGCGATCATGCCGAAGCATCTCCTGGAAGGGAAGGATATTACCACGTCCCCTCTCATCAGGAAACCTGTCGGTACAGGCCCTTTTGTCTTCAAGGAATGGGTGCCCGGTGACAGAATTATCCTGACGGCGAACAAGGACTATTTCGAAGGGAGACCTTACATCGACCGGTACATGATGCGTATCATCCCTGACAGCGCCACCATGTTCCTTGAACTCAAGCACTACGGCATCGACATGATGGGACTCGCGCCGCTGCAATTCCTGAAGCAGACAGAGTATCCGAGGTTCAAGCAGGAGTACAACAAATTCAAATACCTTGCCTTCAACTATACCTATCTCGGGTTTAATCTAAAACACGGACCTTTCAAAGACAAGCGTGTACGACAGGCAATATCCTACGCGATCAACAAAAAAGAGATAATCGACGGCATACTCCTCGGGCTGGGCGAAGAGGCTACAGGGCCTTTTACGCCGAACATGTGGGCCTATAACGGCAACGTGAAAAGATACCGCTACAGCAAGGAAAAGGCGCTGGCGCTTTTAAAAGAGGCCGGGTACGAAAAAGGACCGGATGACATGTTGAAAAAAAACGGCAGTCCCTTTGAATTCACGATCCTTGTCAACCAGGGCAACACCGTCAGGATACAGTGTGCGGAGCTGATCCAGAGGAGGCTCTCTGAGATCGGCATCACGGTGAAGATACGGGTTCTCGAATGGGCGAGCCTGATCAACGAATTCATCGACAAACGGAATTTTGAAGCCGTCATACTTGGGTGGTCGATCAATCCCGAGCCTGATCCCTATGACATCTGGCATTCCTCAAAACAGGGGCTTAAGGAACTCAACTTCATATCATTCGAGAACAAAGAGGTTGACGAACTTATCATAAAGGCGCGACACACCTTCGACAGGGCAAAGCGAGAGAGATACTACGGAAGGTTCCAGGAGATAATCGCCGAGGAAGCGCCCTATGCATTTCTTTTTTACCCTTACGCGACAGTCGCGGTCCATAAGAGGTTCAAGGGCATCGAACCCGCTGCCGCAGGCCTGATGTATAACTTTATCAAATGGTATGTACCGGAAAATCAGAGGAGGTATAAGGCAGATGCTGCGCTATCTCCTTAAGCGGCTTTTTTTCATGGTCCCCATGATCTTCGGGATCACCCTGATCTCCTTCACTGTTATTCATCTCGTGCCCGGTGAGCCAGGGGTCCTTGATTCCGAGATGAACCCGAAGGTGACCAAACAGGTGAGGGAGAGGATACGCGCCTTCTACGGCCTCGACAAGCCTCTCCACGTGCAGTACTGGATGTGGTTGAAGCGGGTCGTAAAACTCGATTTCGGCACGTCCTTCGCGCCTGACAGAAGGCCTGTCATTGACAAGATAAAAGAGAGGCTTCCCGTCACGATACTCATCAATCTCCTGTCCATGGCGCTCATCTTCCTTGTGGGGATCCCCATCGGGATCTACTGCGCCCGCTATAAGGACAGCATCCTCGATAAGGTGCTCACCTCTTTTGTCTTTGCGGGGTACGCGGCCCCGACGTTCTGGATCGCGCTGCTTTTGATGATGTTCTTCGGTGTCTACCTCGAACTGCTCCCCATATCAGGCATCAAATCATTTAATTTCAGTGAGCTTTCTTTCTTTGGCAAGACCATCGATGTGGCGAAGCACCTGATCCTGCCGGTCTGTATCTCCGGTTTCGGAGGACTTGCCGGCATATCCCGCTATATGAAGAACAGCCTCCTTGAAGTGCTGCGTCAGGAATACATCACGACGGCATACGCTAAAGGGCTGCCGGAAAGCATGGTCCTCAAAAAACATGCCCTGAGGAACGCCCTCCTGCCGGTGATCACGATACTCGGGCTCTCTATCCCGGGGCTTATCGGCGGAAGCGTTATCTTCGAGAGCATCTTCTCTATCCCGGGAATGGGGCAGCTTTTTTACATGAGCGTCATGGCGCGGGATTATCCCACGATCATGGGGATCCTCGTCATCGGCGCATTCCTGACGCTCCTCGGCAATCTCATCGCCGATATATCCTACGCGCTCGCCGACCCGAGAATTAGAATAGGGTGAGAAAGACAGCTCATAGTTCATAGCTCATGGCTGATAGCGAAACAACCGTAATTCGTAATTCGTGAGACGTAAGAGGAAAAGCACAAGGTGCGAGGAGCGAAGCGACGTAGCGACCTCATAGGGTATGAACTATTAATGAGATTGCCGCGCTCCGCTCGCAATGACACATTCACCTTTCATTAGGTTTGTCCAATTACGAATTACGATTCACGAATTACGAGGGCCTTTCACCTTTCACTTTTTTAATTTTGCTAACCTGCCACGTCATGCTACAATAACCGGGGGATCTATGAAAAGGGGTATCGATAAAAAAAGGGTTAAGCAGGCAGTTCATTATCTCTGGGACATTATCAAGAGACTCTTTAAAAAATACCAGCGGGACCACGGGAATATAATTGTCTCTTCCATCTGTTATTACGTGCTCCTTACCTTTATCCCTTTTACCCTCCTTTCCATCTTTATCCTTGGTTATGTGATAGACCTGAGCAACCCCGCGGTGCATCTGGTGAAATACATCAAGAATATTATACCGGAACCTTATAATACCATCGTGATACAGAAGTTTATAAAAGAACTGAACGTAATCTCCGTATCGAAGAAGCTGTCAGGGCCGCTGGGGATATTGTTCCTCTTTTTTTTCACGTCCAGGCTGTTCGCTGTTTTAAGGCCTTCATTCCACATCATCTTCGGTAAAAATCCAAAGAGCTTTATCAAGGGCAAGGGCGAGGAGCTTCTTCTCACTTCGCTTTTCGCGATAGTCCAGACCATGCTTTTCTTCAGCTTCATCTTTACCGTGATGATCCAGT
Proteins encoded:
- a CDS encoding 6-phosphofructokinase produces the protein MTFGKKIAINTGGGDAPGLNAVIEAVVMSASKRNWEVYGIKNGYAGLLNINEIVRLTPEMVRGISSTGGTIIGTTNKGNPFEMPVPDAAGEVEIRDVSDKVVENFQRLGFDCLVAVGGDGSLKIAHDFYKKGIPVVGVPKTIDNDLGGTVITFGFDTAVSIATEAIDRLHSTARSHDRVMVVEVMGRHAGWIALNSGLSGGAD
- a CDS encoding peptide-binding protein, whose protein sequence is MLSRQSLIFILLAFLFFGCSQQKGTTSYDDPGKPAYGDMIVMASIGEASNLIPLLSTDSASHEISGLVYNGLVKYDKDLNIVGDLAKSWEISKDGLSITFRLKKDVRWHDGKPFTAHDVLYTYKVTVDPRTPTAYAADFQLVKKAEVLDDYTFRVTYNKPFAPALISWATAIMPKHLLEGKDITTSPLIRKPVGTGPFVFKEWVPGDRIILTANKDYFEGRPYIDRYMMRIIPDSATMFLELKHYGIDMMGLAPLQFLKQTEYPRFKQEYNKFKYLAFNYTYLGFNLKHGPFKDKRVRQAISYAINKKEIIDGILLGLGEEATGPFTPNMWAYNGNVKRYRYSKEKALALLKEAGYEKGPDDMLKKNGSPFEFTILVNQGNTVRIQCAELIQRRLSEIGITVKIRVLEWASLINEFIDKRNFEAVILGWSINPEPDPYDIWHSSKQGLKELNFISFENKEVDELIIKARHTFDRAKRERYYGRFQEIIAEEAPYAFLFYPYATVAVHKRFKGIEPAAAGLMYNFIKWYVPENQRRYKADAALSP
- a CDS encoding ABC transporter permease yields the protein MLRYLLKRLFFMVPMIFGITLISFTVIHLVPGEPGVLDSEMNPKVTKQVRERIRAFYGLDKPLHVQYWMWLKRVVKLDFGTSFAPDRRPVIDKIKERLPVTILINLLSMALIFLVGIPIGIYCARYKDSILDKVLTSFVFAGYAAPTFWIALLLMMFFGVYLELLPISGIKSFNFSELSFFGKTIDVAKHLILPVCISGFGGLAGISRYMKNSLLEVLRQEYITTAYAKGLPESMVLKKHALRNALLPVITILGLSIPGLIGGSVIFESIFSIPGMGQLFYMSVMARDYPTIMGILVIGAFLTLLGNLIADISYALADPRIRIG
- a CDS encoding YihY/virulence factor BrkB family protein, which translates into the protein MKRGIDKKRVKQAVHYLWDIIKRLFKKYQRDHGNIIVSSICYYVLLTFIPFTLLSIFILGYVIDLSNPAVHLVKYIKNIIPEPYNTIVIQKFIKELNVISVSKKLSGPLGILFLFFFTSRLFAVLRPSFHIIFGKNPKSFIKGKGEELLLTSLFAIVQTMLFFSFIFTVMIQSRIIKTLPPFIMKTPFVYAFSIFDMIFAFGMFFLLYYFLTPVRNKRLLFTSTTLGTILWYTGKFLFKHFILHIGRLTTFFGTYGVFIAFLFWIYFSVFVFIGCAELMAVMSEPSNREPQPSYLPFQSKPSGERKG